A window from Nitrospira sp. ND1 encodes these proteins:
- a CDS encoding methyltransferase encodes MATRQMNPDRIMQLGFGFWGSKTLLSAVELGLFTELAKRSLDAKALAKRLELHPRSARDFFDALVALGMLKRVGTRYANTSESTLFLDRAKPSYVGGILEMANVRLYPFWGSLTEGLRTGKPQNEVKTGEDFFGTLYADPQRLEGFLKAMTGLSQGTARAIAAKFPWKRHRSFVDIGCAQGGVAAEIALAHKHLSGQGMDLPVVRPIFEAYAKSRKLEKRLTFHAGDFFEDALPKADVLIMGHILHDWDLNEKMMLLRKAYAALPQGGALIVHEALIDDARKQNAFGLLMSLNMLIETPGGFDFTGADCIQWMKKAGFKRTKVENLAGPDSMVIGIK; translated from the coding sequence ATGGCCACCCGTCAAATGAATCCTGATCGGATCATGCAACTCGGGTTCGGGTTTTGGGGATCGAAGACCTTGCTGAGCGCCGTCGAACTTGGTCTGTTCACGGAACTCGCCAAACGGTCGCTGGATGCCAAGGCTCTTGCAAAGCGGCTGGAACTGCATCCGCGAAGCGCGAGGGATTTTTTCGACGCATTGGTCGCCCTCGGGATGCTGAAGCGGGTGGGCACGCGCTATGCGAACACCTCTGAGAGCACGCTCTTTCTGGATCGTGCCAAACCGTCCTATGTCGGCGGCATACTCGAAATGGCCAACGTCAGGCTCTATCCATTCTGGGGATCGCTCACGGAAGGGCTCCGGACCGGGAAGCCGCAAAATGAAGTGAAGACGGGAGAGGATTTCTTCGGCACGTTGTACGCCGATCCGCAGCGGCTGGAAGGGTTTCTCAAAGCCATGACCGGACTCAGTCAGGGTACGGCGCGGGCCATCGCTGCGAAGTTCCCGTGGAAGCGTCATCGTTCCTTCGTCGACATCGGCTGCGCGCAGGGCGGTGTGGCGGCGGAGATCGCGCTGGCCCACAAGCATCTGTCCGGGCAGGGCATGGATCTGCCGGTCGTGCGTCCGATCTTCGAGGCCTATGCGAAGTCCAGGAAGCTGGAGAAGCGGCTCACGTTTCATGCGGGAGATTTCTTCGAAGATGCGCTTCCGAAGGCCGATGTCCTCATTATGGGACACATCCTTCATGACTGGGATCTCAATGAGAAGATGATGCTGTTGCGTAAAGCCTATGCGGCCTTGCCCCAGGGCGGGGCGTTGATCGTTCATGAAGCGCTGATCGACGATGCCCGCAAACAGAATGCGTTTGGATTGTTGATGAGCCTGAATATGCTCATCGAGACGCCCGGCGGATTCGATTTCACCGGTGCGGATTGCATCCAGTGGATGAAGAAGGCCGGCTTCAAGCGAACCAAGGTGGAAAACCTGGCAGGGCCGGATTCGATGGTGATCGGTATCAAGTGA